The sequence GAAAGCTTTCAAAGTCAGCTAGGACATCTCACTATTTGCAGTACGGCTTATCGGTGCTTGTGCAAGCTAATAAACCCGACTAAAATCTACTTTAGAATCATTCTAAATTTGAGTTTTGACCATGTTCCAAGGCTTCGCCGCGCGGCGGCAGTTTCGCGATCTCACCGAGGCCGAAGTGCTGGCGCTCGCCATTTCGTCGGAAGAAGACGATGCGCGGATCTACGCCACCTATGCCGAGCAGTTGCGCGTGGAATATCCGGCGACGGCGAAGATGTTCGACGAGATGGCGGCGGAGGAAGACGGCCACCGCGAACTCCTGATCGACATGTTCAAGAAGCGGTTCGGCCAGGTGATCCCGCTGATCCGGCGCGAGCATGTGGCGGGTTACTATTCGCGGCGGCCGTTTTGGCTGGTGCAGAATCTCGGGCTTGAGCGCATTCGCGGCGAGGCCGAGCGGATGGAGGACGAAGCGGCGCAGTTTTATGTGCGCGCCGCGCAGGCCTCGACCGATCCCGACACGCGCAAGCTGCTCGGCACGCTCGCCGCGGCTGAGCGCCAGCACGAGCACAAGGCCGAGGAATTCCGCGAGGCGGCGCTGTCCGGCGACGCGCGCGGCGAGGAGGACAGCAAGGCGCGGCGTCAGTTCGTGCTGACCTGGGTGCAGCCGGGCCTCGCCGGTCTGATGGATGGCTCGGTCTCGACGCTGGCGCCGATTTTCGCCACCGCGTTTGCCACGCAGTCGACCTCGACCACATTCACCGTCGGCCTCGCGGCCTCTGTCGGCGCGGGCATCTCGATGGGCTTCACCGAAGCCGCGCACGACGACGGCGTGATCTCCGGGCGCGGCTCGCCGCTGAAGCGTGGGCTGGCGTCGGGGCTGATGACCACGGTCGGCGGCCTCGGCCACGCGCTGCCGTATCTCATTCCGCAATTCTGGACCGCGACGGCGATCGCCGGCATCGTCGTGTTCTGCGAATTGTGGGCGATCGCGTGGATCCAGAACCGCTACATGGAAACGCCGTTCCTGCGCGCGGCGTTTCAGGTCGTGGTGGGCGGCGCGCTGGTGCTGGCCGCCGGCATCCTGATCGGCAGCGGCTAGCGGCGTTTATTTCCCACCATCCACGAAGCGCTTGAATGCCTCCGCATAATCCGGATGCCAGCGCGATAATGCGGGCCGGTTCTCGATGATGTCGCCCGCCGCCCAGGCGATGCGCTTCTCGTCGAGCGCGCGCGGCACGTCGTTGTCCGGGCAGAGAATGTAGAAGTCGCCCTTCGCCAGAGAAGCGATCATGAACTCCACCGTCTGCTCTGCGGTCCACGCGCTCGCGGGCTTTTCGGTGCGGCCGCGCGCGGTCAGCCCGGTGAACACGAAGCCGGGGATCAGCAAATGCGCGCTGATCTCGCAGGCTTGTCCGTTTATTTGCGTGTTGCGCAGTTCATGCGCCAGCGCTTCGGTGAATGCCTTCACGCCGGCCTTGGCGACGTTGTAGGCCGGATCGCCCGGCGGCGTGGTGATGCCCTGCTTCGAGCCGGTGTTGATGATCAGCCCCGGCCGTCCGCGCGCGATCATCGAAGGCGCGAACACCTGCGCGCCGTGGATGATGCCCCACAGGTTGACGTTGAGCACGTGCTGCCACGCATTCGGCGGCCCGAACATCTGGCTGCCGGGCTGGATGCCCGCGTTGTTCATCAGCACGTCGGTGCCGCCGAACCGGCCGCGCACCGCAGCCTCCAGCCGTTCGATCTCGTTGCGATGGCTGACGTCGACGCCGAGCGACATGATGTCGGTGCTGCCGCCGGGCGCGACATAGGTCAGCAGTTCCGCCGCGCGGGCGAGCTTGTCGGCGTCGTGATCGGCGATGCAGACTTTCAGCCCGAGTCTGGCGAAATGGCTGGCGGCGGCAAGGCCGATGCCGGAAGCGCCGCCGGTAATGACGGCGACGGAATTCGGAACGAGGGCAGGGTGGGACAAGGCTATTCCTCCGCAAGGCGCCGGTGTCCGCGCGCGGACGGACAAGGCGCATTTTTATGAAAAGGCCCGTTGTGGGCTGTCCCGCGTCACGCGCCGCATGTCCGCGCCGATGAGCCGGGCTGATGCGCGCAGCGTAGCAGAGCGAACGTATCTCCGGTATGACTCGTGGCTTCCTCTCGCACATGGTTTTGCAATGCCTGTTCTGCGCCTGCTTCTGATCTGTGTCCTTGCGCTCACACCTGTTGCGGCGCGCGCCGCCACCCAGCCCCTCGACACCGCGCCGCGCATCGCGCTGTTCTCGGCGTTCGAGCCGGAATGGAAGGCGCTGGTCGCCATCGTGGAGCGGCCGGTTTCGCACCGGGAGAAGGGCGTCGAGTTCGTCACCGGCCGCGTCGAGGGCCATGACGTCGTGCTGGTGCTGTCCGGCGTCTCGATGGTCAACGCGGCGATGACGGCGCAGATGGCGATCGACCGCTTCAACCTGCGTGCCATCCTGTTTTCGGGCATCGCGGGCGGCGTCGATCCCTCGCTCAACATCGGCGACGTGGTGGTGTCGGAGCGCTGGGGGCAATATCTCGAAACCATTCTGGCGCGGGAGACCCCGCAGGGCTTTCAGTTGCCGGCGTGGTCGAAGCAGGAGTTTCCGAACCACGGCATGATCTTTTCGCGCGGGGTCAGGGTGCCGCGCGAGGGCGTGGACAAGCCCGAGCGGCAGTTCTGGATTCCGGTGGACGCGCAACTGTTCGAGATCGCGCGCACGGCTACATCGGGGGTCGAGCTGAAACGCTGCGCGGCGGAGAAGGCCTGTCTCGTGCGCCCGCCAAAGGTGGTGGTCGGCGGCAACGGCGTGTCCGGCTCGGCATTCGTGGACAACGCCGCGTTCCGGACCTGGGCGTTCGACACCTTCAAGGCCCAGGTGCTGGACATGGAAAGCGCCGCGGTCGCGCATGTGGCGACGACCAACGGCGTGCCGTTTCTGGCGTTCCGCTCGCTGTCGGACCTCGCCGGCGGCGGCGCGGGCGAGAACGAGATGCAGACGTTCGAGAATCTGGCGTCGGAGAATTCCGTCGCGGTGCTGCGGGCGTTTTTGAAGGCGATGGGGAAGGAGTGACGTGCGTTCGCGCCGGGTCTCGGCCTGTCTTTAAAAAGCAATGAAAGTAAGGCGTGGATGGCCGGGACAAGCCCTGCCATGACAGTGTAGAATCGCGGCCATATTGCAACGGAGTTCATGATGCTCAGACTTCGCCTCGCCGTCATTCTTTCCACCCTCGCTCTCGCAGCTCCCGCATACGCTGCCCGCTGCGGCGGGGACTTCAACACCTTCGTCGCGGCGATGTCGCAGGAAGCATCTGCTGCGGGGATTTCACAAAGCGTAATTTCGCAGGCGTTCTCAGGTGTGACGCAGGACCCCGCGGTGCTGTCGTTCGACCGCCGCCAGCGCGGCACCTTCAACAAGACCTTCGAGCAGTATGTCTCCACCCGCGTCGGGCCCGGCCGCATTAACGGTGGCAAGGCGATGATGCAGCGTCATGCTTCTTTGCTGGCGCGGATCGAGCAGCGCTTCGGCGTGCCGAAGGAGATCGTGGTCGCGATCTGGGGACTGGAGTCGGATTTCGGCAAGGGAGATATCGGAAAAATGCCGGTGATCCGCACGCTGACGACCATGGCGCATGACTGCCGCCGCACCGAACTGTTCCAGGGCGAGTTGATCGCGGCGCTCAAGATCCTCCAGCGCGGCGATCTTCCGCAACGCGACCTGATTGGCGCCTATGCCGGCGAACTCGGCCAGACCCAGTTCCTGCCATCGTCCTATATCAAGTATGGCGTCGACTTCGACGGCAACGGCCATGTCGACCTGCGCCACAGCGTGCCGGACGTGCTGGCCTCCACCGCCAATCTGTTGAAGACCGCGGGCTTCCGGGGCGGGCAGCCTTACGGCGAAGGCACCGCGAACTTCGAGGCGATGCGCGAATGGAACCGCGCCACTATCTATCGCAAGACGATCGGCTATTTCGCGGACCAACTGGCGCGGTGAGGGCGGTTTTTCCGCCGTCGCGATGCGATTGAAATCGGCGCGAATCCAAACGCCGGTCGTCCCCGCGAAGGCGGGGACCCACCCATACTCCCCTGCGTCCTGGATCGAACGGCGATGCTGGAGCAACTCTCCCGTCGCCGCCGTAATGTTCGGTGGTTATGGATCCCCGCTTTCGCGGGGATGACCGGGAGAGATCGCGTTTCTCGCCACCTCACATCGTCTTCGCCCACGCCACAAGCTGATCGAGCGCGGTGCCCCAGCCTGAGTGGAAGCCCATCTCCTCGTGGGACTTCTTTCCGGCCTCATCCTTGTGAATCGCGGTCGCGGTGTATCTGGTGCCGCCCTTGACCGGCTCGATGTCGATGACGCCGGTGAAGAAGCCGTTGTCCTTCGGACGAAAACCCGGCGCCAGACAATCGGTGAAGACCAGCCGGCGGTTCGGAACGACCTCGAGGTAACAGCCGGCATTGTCCATGTCCTGGCCTTCGGGCGAGCGCATCACGGTGCGGAAAATGCCGCCGGGGCGCAGGTCGATCTCGCAGTCCACCGTCTTCCACGGCGCGGGTGTGAACCATTTCATCAGATGCTGCGGCTCGGTCCATGCCTTCCAGACCAGTTCGGGCGGCACATCCACCACGCGTTCGAGAACGAGGTCGAGTTTGGGATCGATTTTGTACGCGATCACTTGCGTTTCTCCGTGGCGTTGAGCTGTTTCAGATAATCGTCGAGCTGGTCGAGCCGCTTGATCCAGAGCGTGCGCTGCGTGCCGATCCAGCCTTCGGCGTCTTCGAGCGGCTTCGGCCGGAGCTGGCAGGTCCGCACCCGGCCGACTTTCTTCGAGCGGACCAGGCCGCATTGCTCCAGCACCTTGAGATGCTGCAGGAATGTCGGCAGCGCCATGTCGAACGGCTGCGCCAGATCGCTGACCGTCGCCGGACCCTGGCTGAGCGTGGCCAGCACCGCGCGGCGGGTGGGGTCGGCGAGGGCGTGGAACGTGTCGTCAAGACGGTTTTGAAGGTTAGCCATCTGACTAACTATATCAGCGCGAATGGTTAGGTCAACGGCTAACTGTTGCGGGGCGCGGGCGCGGCGCCGCCTGACAGCGAGCGGCTCGAAATCCCGCACTGGAACAGCGGCTT is a genomic window of Bradyrhizobium sp. G127 containing:
- a CDS encoding lytic murein transglycosylase, whose amino-acid sequence is MLRLRLAVILSTLALAAPAYAARCGGDFNTFVAAMSQEASAAGISQSVISQAFSGVTQDPAVLSFDRRQRGTFNKTFEQYVSTRVGPGRINGGKAMMQRHASLLARIEQRFGVPKEIVVAIWGLESDFGKGDIGKMPVIRTLTTMAHDCRRTELFQGELIAALKILQRGDLPQRDLIGAYAGELGQTQFLPSSYIKYGVDFDGNGHVDLRHSVPDVLASTANLLKTAGFRGGQPYGEGTANFEAMREWNRATIYRKTIGYFADQLAR
- the mbfA gene encoding iron exporter MbfA, encoding MFQGFAARRQFRDLTEAEVLALAISSEEDDARIYATYAEQLRVEYPATAKMFDEMAAEEDGHRELLIDMFKKRFGQVIPLIRREHVAGYYSRRPFWLVQNLGLERIRGEAERMEDEAAQFYVRAAQASTDPDTRKLLGTLAAAERQHEHKAEEFREAALSGDARGEEDSKARRQFVLTWVQPGLAGLMDGSVSTLAPIFATAFATQSTSTTFTVGLAASVGAGISMGFTEAAHDDGVISGRGSPLKRGLASGLMTTVGGLGHALPYLIPQFWTATAIAGIVVFCELWAIAWIQNRYMETPFLRAAFQVVVGGALVLAAGILIGSG
- a CDS encoding 5'-methylthioadenosine/S-adenosylhomocysteine nucleosidase — its product is MPVLRLLLICVLALTPVAARAATQPLDTAPRIALFSAFEPEWKALVAIVERPVSHREKGVEFVTGRVEGHDVVLVLSGVSMVNAAMTAQMAIDRFNLRAILFSGIAGGVDPSLNIGDVVVSERWGQYLETILARETPQGFQLPAWSKQEFPNHGMIFSRGVRVPREGVDKPERQFWIPVDAQLFEIARTATSGVELKRCAAEKACLVRPPKVVVGGNGVSGSAFVDNAAFRTWAFDTFKAQVLDMESAAVAHVATTNGVPFLAFRSLSDLAGGGAGENEMQTFENLASENSVAVLRAFLKAMGKE
- a CDS encoding SRPBCC family protein, giving the protein MIAYKIDPKLDLVLERVVDVPPELVWKAWTEPQHLMKWFTPAPWKTVDCEIDLRPGGIFRTVMRSPEGQDMDNAGCYLEVVPNRRLVFTDCLAPGFRPKDNGFFTGVIDIEPVKGGTRYTATAIHKDEAGKKSHEEMGFHSGWGTALDQLVAWAKTM
- a CDS encoding SDR family NAD(P)-dependent oxidoreductase, translated to MSHPALVPNSVAVITGGASGIGLAAASHFARLGLKVCIADHDADKLARAAELLTYVAPGGSTDIMSLGVDVSHRNEIERLEAAVRGRFGGTDVLMNNAGIQPGSQMFGPPNAWQHVLNVNLWGIIHGAQVFAPSMIARGRPGLIINTGSKQGITTPPGDPAYNVAKAGVKAFTEALAHELRNTQINGQACEISAHLLIPGFVFTGLTARGRTEKPASAWTAEQTVEFMIASLAKGDFYILCPDNDVPRALDEKRIAWAAGDIIENRPALSRWHPDYAEAFKRFVDGGK
- a CDS encoding metalloregulator ArsR/SmtB family transcription factor encodes the protein MANLQNRLDDTFHALADPTRRAVLATLSQGPATVSDLAQPFDMALPTFLQHLKVLEQCGLVRSKKVGRVRTCQLRPKPLEDAEGWIGTQRTLWIKRLDQLDDYLKQLNATEKRK